ATCTGCATTACCTTTATCAAAGATATCCTCCGCTGCAGGTTCCGGATTTGACCGATTACAATCCTCGCGCGGTCGGTCGAGTACTCCTGGTGCAGAGTTCGGATCAGGCTTGCCAAGGCCAGGAAGCGATTGGTATAGGCCAGTAACAGCAGCGAGAGTGCGGGAAAAAGAAGGGCCGGAGTCGTTAAATCCATACGATCATGGTACGGGAAACTCCGCTTTGAGGCAATGGTCATGAAACCTCGTAACCGTCAATTAAACCCCACCCCTGACAAGAAATCAGAGGGAAATATTCCAAG
The Marispirochaeta aestuarii DNA segment above includes these coding regions:
- a CDS encoding DUF2721 domain-containing protein, coding for MTIASKRSFPYHDRMDLTTPALLFPALSLLLLAYTNRFLALASLIRTLHQEYSTDRARIVIGQIRNLQRRISLIKVMQIFGVLSLLLCVVTMFLLFFGLEIIGDIVFALSLISMIISLVFSLSELFMSVTALNLQLSDLQGTIREE